A portion of the Bactrocera neohumeralis isolate Rockhampton chromosome 2, APGP_CSIRO_Bneo_wtdbg2-racon-allhic-juicebox.fasta_v2, whole genome shotgun sequence genome contains these proteins:
- the LOC126751592 gene encoding dopamine receptor 2, which produces MAIIRYAPTQDVASSIGSTNTTTITTTNNNSNNNDSNNNSYLPYARNSSSRVAAPAEPAVNVNNSLYYWEFAAEELPEFSLVAPELEPSIQQLAAAAQEPASSSSYSYQETNARTDNHTTEVQGEPPPSFYTSFNISDDIFDYFNGFLESTEQQQQQQPLLTTTSTESVTNAISNSVATANLTLTTYVQTVSNGSRDPALGEFLCLLPNERISLLSFLFLFSFATVFGNALVILAVVRERYLHTATNYFITSLAVADCLVGLVVMPLSALYEVLENTWFFGTDFCDIWRSLDVLFSTASILNLCVISLDRYWAITDPFSYPMRMTGRRAAFLICAVWVCSSTISFPAIVWWRAARDGEMPAYKCTFTEHLGYLVFSSTISFYLPLLVMVFTYCRIYRAAVIQTRSLKIGTKQVLMSSGELQLTLRIHRGGTTREPSTSASHHPTIHGSLGGAPSGDGLQHHRHHSHQHSTLHNHSASGTTTSTPEEPDDEPLSALHNNGLARHRHMGKNFSLSRKLAKFAKEKKAAKTLGIVMGVFIVCWLPFFVVNLLSGLCVECIEHEEIVSAVVTWLGWINSCMNPVIYACWSRDFRRAFVRLLCVCCPRGVRRKYQPTMRSKSQCKVAAAMVAASTPFSYTSVQQFDGNRSIM; this is translated from the exons ATGGCGATAATAAGATATGCGCCCACGCAAGATGTCGCCAGCAGCATCGGTAGTACGAACACCACCACGATCActaccaccaacaacaacagcaacaacaatgacagcaataacaatagctACCTACCGTATGCACGGAATAGCAGCAGTAGAGTCGCCGCGCCGGCTGAACCAGCCGTCAACGTCAACAACTCACTCTACTACTGGGAGTTTGCTGCGGAAGAGTTGCCTGAGTTCTCACTGGTCGCACCAGAGTTAGAACCTTCCATACAACAACTCGCCGCTGCAGCCCAAGAACCCGCGTCATCCTCCTCGTACTCATATCAAGAAACGAATGCCCGCACGGACAATCACACGACTGAGGTGCAAGGCGAGCCACCGCCTTCTTTCTACACAAGTTTCAATATTTCCGATGATATCTTCGATTATTTTAATGGATTTCTCGAAAGCaccgagcagcagcagcaacaacaaccattgTTGACCACCACCAGCACAGAGAGCGTAACGAACGCGATCAGCAATAGCGTGGCCACGGCGAACTTAACGCTCACCACGTACGTACAGACTGTTAGTAATGGCTCACGTGACCCAGCATTGGGTGAATTTCTCTGTCTACTACCCAATGAGCGTATTTCGTTGCTGTCATTTCTGTTTCTCTTCTCCTTCGCCACCGTGTTCGGAAATGCACTGGTGATACTGGCTGTGGTACGCGAACGCTATCTGCACACGGCCACGAATTACTTCATCACAAGCTTGGCGGTAGCCGATTGTCTGGTGGGCCTGGTTGTGATGCCCTTGTCGGCGCTGTACGAAGTGCTCGAGAATACGTGGTTTTTCGGCACCGACTTTTGTGATATCTGGCGCTCATTGGATGTGCTCTTCAGCACCGCTTCCATTTTGAATTTATGTGTGATATCATTGGATCGTTATTGGGCCATAACGGACCCATTCTCCTATCCGATGCGTATGACGGGAAGGCGCGCCGCCTTTCTGATCTGCGCCGTGTGGGTGTGTTCGAGTACCATTAGTTTTCCAGCGATTGTGTGGTGGCGTGCGGCGCGCGACGGTGAGATGCCCGCTTATAAGTGCACGTTTACGGAGCATCTTGGCTATTTGGTCTTCTCATCGACGATTTCATTTTACCTGCCACTACTAGTTATGGTCTTCACCTATTGTCGCATCTATCGTGCTGCGGTCATACAGACACGTTCGCTGAAAATCGGCACCAAGCAAGTGCTGATGTCATCGGGTGAACTGCAATTAACCTTGCGCATACATCGCGGCGGCACGACACGTGAACCTTCGACAAGCGCGTCGCATCATCCGACAATTCATGGCTCGTTGGGTGGCGCACCGAGCGGCGATGGCTTGCAACATCATCGCCATCATTCACATCAACATTCGACGCTTCACAATCACAGCGCATCGGGCACGACGACTTCAACGCCCGAGGAGCCTGACGATGAACCACTATCGGCGTTGCATAATAATGGTCTGGCACGTCACAGGCATATGGGTAAAAATTTCTCCTTGTCGCGTAAGTTGGCGAAATTCGCCAAAGAGAAGAAAGCAGCCAAGACGTTGGGTATAGTGATGGGTGTGTTCATCGTGTGTTGGCTGCCGTTCTTCGTTGTTAATTTGCTATCCGGTTTATGTGTGGAGTGCATCGAACATGAAGAGATAGTGTCGGCAGTGGTCACATGGTTGGGCTGGATCAATTCATGCATGAATCCGGTGATATACGCTTGTTGGAGTCGAGACTTCAGGAG AGCATTTGTGCGTCTGCTGTGCGTTTGCTGCCCGCGCGGAGTACGCCGCAAATACCAACCGACAATGCGTTCCAAATCGCAG